In Cetobacterium somerae ATCC BAA-474, a genomic segment contains:
- a CDS encoding NCS2 family permease, with product MENIKQKNNGVLRAIDSYFQLSHYNTTISTEITAGITTFMTMAYILIVQPLFMSAAGMDVKAVTIVTALLSAAFSIVMGLYTNRPFAMAPAMGGNAFFAYTLVAGGMVNWQTAMGMVFLSGIGFLVLTVFGLRGLIVEAIPKNLKFAIGVAVGFFIAMVGFKNGQIMTISNGTISMGSIYNPNTILSLIGLFITIALVLNKVRGGVLIGIVITTLLGIPMGITQIPESFFSMPPSISSIAFKLDIMGALKFAFLPLIFTFFVGDFFCTLGTLLGVSAQAGLLDENGNLPEVDKPFLVDSIATIVGALFGSTTITTFLESAAGVEEGGRTGLTAISTGICFIFTIFLTPIVYIIPSAATAPALIFIGILMMTSMKFIDMDDMTEFVPAVITVMFTVFTDNMASGMSMGIISHVIIKVLTGRYKELNIPVLILTLPLLGYFIFL from the coding sequence ATGGAAAACATTAAACAAAAGAATAATGGTGTGCTAAGGGCTATTGATTCTTACTTTCAACTTAGCCATTATAACACTACAATTTCAACAGAAATAACTGCTGGAATTACAACTTTTATGACGATGGCATACATCTTAATAGTTCAGCCTTTATTTATGAGTGCTGCTGGAATGGATGTTAAAGCTGTTACTATTGTAACTGCTCTGCTATCAGCTGCTTTTTCTATCGTTATGGGTCTTTATACAAATAGACCATTTGCTATGGCACCAGCTATGGGAGGAAATGCATTTTTCGCCTATACTCTAGTCGCTGGAGGAATGGTTAATTGGCAAACAGCTATGGGAATGGTATTTTTATCTGGAATAGGTTTTTTAGTTCTTACAGTTTTCGGATTAAGAGGACTTATTGTAGAAGCAATTCCTAAAAACTTAAAGTTTGCTATAGGAGTAGCTGTTGGATTTTTTATAGCTATGGTAGGATTTAAAAATGGTCAAATAATGACAATTTCTAATGGAACTATATCTATGGGAAGTATCTATAATCCAAATACTATATTATCTTTAATCGGACTTTTTATTACAATTGCACTTGTTTTAAATAAAGTTAGAGGTGGAGTTTTAATTGGTATAGTGATTACTACACTACTTGGAATTCCAATGGGGATAACTCAAATACCTGAGAGCTTTTTCTCTATGCCACCATCAATATCTAGTATAGCTTTTAAACTTGATATAATGGGAGCATTAAAATTTGCATTTTTACCTTTAATATTCACATTTTTCGTAGGAGATTTCTTCTGTACTCTAGGGACTTTATTAGGAGTTTCAGCACAAGCTGGACTTTTAGATGAAAATGGTAATTTACCAGAAGTAGATAAGCCTTTCCTAGTTGATTCTATAGCAACTATTGTTGGAGCATTATTTGGTTCTACAACAATAACAACATTTTTAGAGTCAGCAGCTGGAGTTGAAGAGGGAGGAAGAACAGGTCTAACTGCAATATCTACAGGAATTTGCTTTATATTTACAATTTTCTTAACACCAATTGTTTATATAATTCCATCTGCTGCAACAGCACCAGCATTAATTTTTATAGGTATCCTTATGATGACAAGTATGAAGTTTATCGATATGGACGATATGACTGAATTTGTTCCAGCTGTTATTACAGTTATGTTTACTGTATTTACAGATAACATGGCATCTGGAATGAGCATGGGTATTATATCTCATGTAATTATAAAGGTATTAACTGGAAGATATAAAGAATTAAACATACCTGTGTTAATTTTAACACTACCACTATTAGGATATTTTATATTCTTATAA
- a CDS encoding glycine betaine ABC transporter substrate-binding protein produces MNSFIKYFIEKLPEVHVALMQHIEITGLAVAIAIIIGVPIGIFIIRSERLSKVVLTIAGIFQTIPSLALFGLIIPIMGIGIKPAVFVLFLYSLLPIITNTYIGIKGVDKSTIQSAIGMGMTNFQVLTKVKLPIAVAVIMGGIRISTVATIGTATIAALIGAGGLGELIFRGISTSNNNLVLTGAIPTAILAFVANYFLGVLEKVLTPSGMLTNPKEKKKNVKILKIVLAILILGIGFRIYENNKNRGIPTIVVGHKNYNEQRILGVMMSQVIEAKTNYKVKTVELGTGTVIFEAIKSGDIDVYPEYTGVAYAAYLGKKEKADAKTVFDIIKSEYLADHNLDIREPMGFENTYAFAMKPEVAQKYGIKTISDLKRYANNMVLSGPHEFMEREDGLLGIQKAYNIRFKSILSMDQGLVINSLVSDKIEVALVYSTDGLIAKHKLLLLEDDLKFFPPYEVVVTMRKGFENTKGDVIEALDSLVEALNEDEMQELNLLAIEGNEPIENIINKFLQNKGIIK; encoded by the coding sequence ATGAACTCATTTATAAAATATTTTATAGAAAAACTACCTGAGGTTCATGTTGCACTTATGCAGCATATAGAGATAACAGGTCTTGCTGTAGCTATAGCAATTATAATTGGGGTTCCAATAGGGATTTTTATAATTAGAAGTGAACGACTTTCTAAAGTAGTTTTAACTATAGCTGGAATATTTCAAACAATACCTAGTTTAGCATTATTTGGTCTGATAATTCCTATTATGGGAATCGGAATAAAGCCAGCAGTATTTGTACTTTTTTTATACTCGCTATTACCAATTATAACAAATACGTATATTGGAATAAAAGGTGTAGATAAATCTACAATTCAATCTGCTATTGGTATGGGGATGACTAATTTCCAAGTTTTGACTAAGGTTAAATTACCAATTGCTGTAGCAGTTATAATGGGTGGAATTAGAATTTCAACTGTTGCTACAATAGGCACAGCTACAATTGCAGCACTAATTGGAGCTGGCGGATTAGGAGAACTTATATTTAGAGGAATATCTACAAGTAATAATAATTTGGTTTTAACAGGAGCTATTCCAACTGCTATTTTAGCTTTTGTAGCAAATTATTTTTTAGGAGTTTTGGAAAAAGTATTGACTCCTAGTGGAATGCTAACAAATCCGAAAGAAAAAAAGAAAAATGTAAAAATTTTAAAAATAGTTCTAGCTATTTTAATACTAGGAATTGGATTTAGAATATATGAAAATAATAAAAATAGAGGTATTCCAACAATTGTTGTGGGACATAAAAATTATAATGAGCAAAGAATTTTAGGTGTTATGATGTCTCAAGTAATAGAAGCTAAAACTAATTATAAAGTAAAAACAGTAGAGCTTGGAACAGGAACAGTTATATTTGAGGCTATTAAAAGTGGAGATATTGATGTGTACCCTGAATATACAGGTGTAGCATACGCAGCTTATTTAGGAAAGAAAGAGAAGGCAGATGCTAAAACTGTATTTGATATTATAAAATCTGAATATTTAGCAGATCACAATTTAGATATTAGAGAACCTATGGGATTTGAAAATACATATGCTTTTGCTATGAAACCAGAAGTAGCTCAAAAGTATGGAATAAAAACTATTAGTGATTTAAAAAGATATGCAAATAATATGGTTTTAAGTGGTCCTCATGAGTTTATGGAGAGAGAAGATGGACTTTTAGGAATACAAAAAGCTTACAATATAAGATTTAAAAGTATTTTGTCTATGGATCAGGGATTGGTTATTAACTCTTTAGTTTCAGATAAGATTGAGGTTGCTTTAGTTTATTCTACAGATGGATTGATAGCTAAACATAAGTTACTTCTTTTAGAGGATGATTTAAAGTTTTTTCCACCTTACGAAGTTGTAGTTACAATGAGAAAGGGGTTTGAAAATACAAAAGGAGATGTTATTGAAGCGTTAGACTCTCTTGTAGAAGCTTTAAATGAAGATGAGATGCAAGAGTTGAATCTTTTAGCAATTGAAGGAAATGAACCTATTGAAAATATTATTAACAAATTTCTCCAAAATAAAGGTATTATAAAATAA
- a CDS encoding betaine/proline/choline family ABC transporter ATP-binding protein (Members of the family are the ATP-binding subunit of ABC transporters for substrates such as betaine, L-proline or other amino acids, choline, carnitine, etc. The substrate specificity is best determined from the substrate-binding subunit, rather than this subunit, as it interacts with the permease subunit and not with substrate directly.): protein MIEFKKVTKSYDKRTLILKNIDFKIKTGEFVVLIGESGCGKTTTMKLINRLIDPSSGVVLIDGEDISTVDPIILRRRIGYVIQKEGLMPHMTIGENIELVPKLLKWEKERRKNRAYELLNLLNLDPEIYYEKYPHEVSGGQKQRVGIARALATNPDIILMDEPFSALDPITRESIQDEVLKLQKELGKTIIFVTHDMDEAIKLGERIAFLKDGEILQFDTPDEILKRPASEYIEQFIGKDRIWKTPKKLLVSDIMSKHYWTIEKRSNISRAFNLLKTHDTDFLIVTETEGGRYSEPIGIIFRKNLIYAMENNILRVRDIMDKEFTTIDKDSNLLDVLNKMSSINAKVIPVVDDRNRLTGVITNLGLVNAISKIAPSPEVEEESIGMGDAV, encoded by the coding sequence ATGATTGAGTTTAAAAAAGTTACAAAATCTTATGATAAAAGAACACTTATTTTAAAAAATATAGATTTTAAAATAAAAACTGGAGAGTTTGTCGTTTTAATTGGAGAATCTGGTTGTGGGAAAACAACAACAATGAAATTAATAAATAGACTTATTGATCCATCTAGTGGTGTTGTACTTATAGATGGAGAAGATATAAGTACAGTGGATCCAATAATTCTTAGAAGAAGAATTGGGTATGTTATACAAAAAGAGGGACTTATGCCTCATATGACTATTGGTGAGAATATAGAGCTCGTTCCTAAACTTTTAAAATGGGAAAAAGAAAGAAGAAAAAATAGAGCTTATGAATTATTAAATCTTTTAAATCTTGATCCTGAAATATACTATGAAAAATATCCTCATGAAGTATCGGGAGGTCAAAAGCAAAGAGTTGGAATAGCTAGAGCTTTGGCTACAAATCCTGATATAATTTTGATGGATGAACCATTTTCCGCATTAGATCCTATAACTAGAGAAAGTATTCAAGATGAAGTTTTAAAACTACAAAAAGAGTTAGGAAAAACTATTATATTTGTTACTCATGATATGGATGAAGCTATAAAATTAGGAGAGAGAATAGCGTTTCTAAAAGATGGAGAGATTTTGCAATTTGATACTCCAGATGAAATTTTAAAAAGGCCAGCTTCTGAGTATATAGAGCAGTTTATTGGAAAAGATAGAATTTGGAAAACTCCTAAAAAGTTACTTGTTTCAGATATAATGTCTAAACACTATTGGACAATTGAAAAAAGAAGTAATATCTCTAGAGCTTTTAATCTTTTAAAAACTCACGATACAGATTTTCTTATTGTTACTGAAACTGAGGGTGGAAGATATAGTGAACCTATTGGGATAATATTTAGAAAAAATTTGATTTATGCTATGGAAAATAATATTTTAAGAGTAAGAGATATTATGGATAAAGAGTTTACTACTATAGATAAAGATAGTAATTTACTGGATGTTTTAAATAAGATGTCTAGTATAAATGCAAAAGTTATACCTGTTGTTGATGATAGAAATAGATTAACGGGAGTTATAACAAATTTAGGACTGGTTAATGCTATTAGTAAAATAGCTCCATCTCCTGAAGTTGAAGAGGAATCTATAGGAATGGGTGATGCTGTATGA